CCTGCAGAATGCGGTCTCCGCCCGGCGTATTGGCCAGCGCATTGCGGTCTGACGAGGCCTCGCCCAGCAGTTGCTGCGCCGAGCGATTCAGCTTTAGCACATGCCCCTTGGCATCCGTAACAATCACGGGCTCAAATATGGAGTGAACCACGGCGTCGCTGAGCTGCTGATCCATCTGCCGCCGTCCGGCTTCGGTTTCGCGCAGATCGCGCAGCCGCACGGCCATGCGATTGATCTCAGCGGCAATGGCCCCCAGGTCGTCGCCCGAGCGCCACTCGACCCGATGCGTCAGGTCGCCGCCGCCAATCTGCCGCGCCGACTGCGCCGTGCGGCGCAAAGGCAAAATCAGCGAAGCCACCATCAGTCCCGAGATCAGAATGGCCAGAAAAATCGAAATTCCGCAGGCCGTAATCAGCCGAGTGCGCAGGCCGTCTTCCTGCTCGTGCAGGTGCGAAACCACTTCATGCCGTTTGGCGCGCACCTGATCCACCAGCGCGCTGAAGTCCTGCTGAATGCGCACCAGGTCGCGGTCGCGCAGATTCTCCAGCCGCATGCTGGTCAGCGTCGTGTGCCCTAATACGTGCGCGTGCCGGTCATAGAGAGGCTGCACATTCACCGAGGCATCAAAGGCATGGGTGCTCTGCACCGCAGCAGCAAGAAAGGTCTGTGTCTGGTGGGCCTGGTCCACAAAGCGGCGAAAGGCCACTTCGCCTTCCAGCGAAGTCTGCGCCGCGAAGATTTCTTCCTGCGCCAGAGATGCCTGCGCTGTTTCAAGCGCCGCTACCGCATGCTCGGCAGTGCGCACCTGTGATTCCAGCGACGCAATCTGCACAAACGAAGCGCGCACCAGAAAGCTCACCGACGTCACCAGGACGATCAGCAGCAGACAGCCAGTCATCAGCCTTTGGTACAAGCTCATAAAGTCGGTGTCCGAACGAGTATAACCGCCAATCCAGCGGGGAACCCGTTAGTTTTGCTGGTAGCGCTCCAGCACATCGCTCTGGGTCAGGATTCCTTCCAGTGTGCCTTTCGATGCGCGATTCTGCACCGGCAGTACGGGCCATCGGGAAAAGTACGGGAGGGCGCTGTCGAGGGGCAGATCAGGGTAAAGCGGCGGAATACGATCCGTTCCTACCGCCTTCTCAATTGCGGTTTCGGTCTTCTGCATGGCTCCCAGGCCGGTCAGCTCGTCTCGCGTGAGCGCATACCAGGTGCGGTCCCACATCTGCACCAGCACCACTTTCACGCCCGTCTCGTTCATGCGCTCTGAGGCGCGCGACAGGGAATCGGCCCCGCGCAGCACCGGCACATCCACCGGGTGCAGCGCGTCTTCAATATGCAGATGCACCTCTTCGCGCTGCTCCTCCATCGAGGGCAGCTCCAGTCCATCCTGATGCGTGAAGACCTCAAAGATAGGCGTCGGCTGCAGGCTGCGCGAGATCAGGTACGCAATCGTATTCGCCAGAACCACCGGCAAAATAATCGACGAATTCCCGCTCAACTCCAGCACCATGAAGACCGACGTCAGCGGAACGCGCAGGAATCCCGCAAACAGCACTCCCATGCCCACCAGCGCGTAAGCGCCTACCGTGCCCACCAGGTGAGGGAAGAAGTGATGCTCAAAGGTGCCCACCGCGCCGCCCAGCATAGCGCCGATAAAGAGCGTCGGGGCAAACATGCCGCCCGGTGTTCCGCTCGAGAACGAGAGCGCCGTCGCCAGCATCTTCAGCAGCGCCAGCGCCAGCAGAATCTTCCACGTGAACTCAGCGTGCAGCGCCTGGTCAATCACCGTATAACCGGGCCCCATCACCTGTGGAAAGCCGAAGAATCCAATCGCGCCCACCAGCAGGCCCGCAATGGCCGGCTGCACAAAGTGGGTCCAGCGCGGCAGGTTGCGCATCACCGGCCGCAGATAGCCGAGCGCCTTTGAGAAGATGACCGCCAGAAATCCGCCCGTCACGCCCAGCACCGCATAGGCCAGCAATTCGCGAGGATCGCGCAATTCCACCGGCGGCACATGGAACATCGGCTCCGAGCCCCAGAAGAGCCGCGCCACAACCTCGCTCGAGATCGCGGCCAGCACCACCGAGCCCAGTACCGCGGCGCTCCACGAGCCGATGACCTCTTCAATCACAAACAGAATGGCCGAAATCGGCGCATTGAAGGCCGCCGCCAGACCCGCTGCCGCGCCAATGGGAGCAAACATCCGCAGCCGCTGCCGCGACATGCGCAAACGGCGCGCGATCATCGAGGCCACGCCCGCGCCAATCTGCAACGAGGGGTCTTCCGGCCCCAGCGACTGGCCGGACCCAATCGCCAGCGCCGCCGTGATGAACTTGCCGATCACCGTCTTGAACGAGATGTATCCGTTGTAGACATAGAGCGCGGCCTTGGTCTGGTTCACGCCACTGCCGCGCGCGCCGGGGAAGAGCCACACCACCAGCGACGCTACCACCAGGCCCACCAGCGCCGGCATATACATCAGCCGGTACTGGCCCGGATGCGGCGCCGAGCCGAGCGCCAGAATCTTGATCCACTCATAGGCGCTGCGAAAGGCCACCACCAGCAGCCCCGAGATCACACCAATAAAAATGGACAGCACCAGGAACAGGCGTTCTTCGCGCGTGGGCGCAATGCGCTGCAGGTCAAGCAGCTTGGCGCGTTCGGCCTTGGGAATCGGCGCGCTCTCGGCGGCCGCGGTTGCGTCCTGCGTCGGCGTCATCGCTGCTCCACCATGTAGGGCGCCTGCGCAATCGTGTACAGCAGCGCGTCGTTGCCCTGCGGAGTTCCGCAGCGATTGGCTGCGTCTTTCTCGGTGTCATACACCAGCTGCATCAGCATTTGCTCCATCTCGGGGTTCTGCTCCAGATCAAACAGCCGCAGCTTCTGGGGAACCTTTGCCCAGCGGGCCGCCAGCGCCTGGGCCGCGGTCTGCGCCGCCGTGTTCATATTCGCCACCGGCAGCACCGGCGAAGGCGTGAGCAGAGACTTTGCCTTGGCTGCCGCGCGCGCCAGAGGATTCACCGGAAGGCTTCCACTTGCAATCTGGGGAGTGTTGATGGGCGCGGAAGCCAGCGGCTGCAGCGCAATCGGAGCCTGGCAGTTCTCAAAGCGGTTGCGGGCGATGCGCACATCCTCAAGCACGCGCGCCGCGCGCTCGCGAATCGTCAGATCATCGGCGGGATACAGCGCCAGCAGCTCCTCGGTTGTCTTCAGCTTCTGCTGAATCATCGTCTGCTCGGCCTGAGGCTGCTGCCGGAAGGCGTGTGCATCCGTTGCGCGGTCAAGGTAATTGTGCGCCAGGGCAAATTCGCCCAGCTCGTAGGCCGTGCGTCCGGCCCCGGCCAGCGCTGCCCAGGGCGGATTGCGGCGGTGCGACAGGCTGCGATAAATATCGAGTGCATCGGCCGGACTCTGGCACTGCTCCAGCAATCCGGCAATCTCCAGCTTCAGGGCCGGCTTGTCGGGCGCATTTCCGGCCGCGATCAGCAGTTCGGTGCGCGCGTGCGAGAACTCGTGGACCTGGATGAGGTACTTGGCCATTTCCAGGCGCACATCGCGCCGCCGCTCGTAGCCGTCGCCCTCCCAGGTGCCGTCCAGTGCCGTCTGATAATAGTTGATGGCCTGCGCCTGCTGGTTCTGCCGCACGGCCAGCCGCGCCAGTTGCAGATTCACAATGCCGCTGCCAGGTTCCTGGTCCCGCAGGGTGTTGAAGTAGGCCACCGCCTCCTGCGTCCGTCCGGCCTGCGCCAGCGCCTCGGCCAGCTCAATCTCGGTGCTGCGGTCAGGAATATAGCTCAAAGCCGCACGCAGGGCCTCAATGGCAGCCTGCGACTGGCCTTTCTGCAGTTCCATCTCGCCGCGTTGCCGCCAGCGATGCCCCAGTTCCTGCCGGTGATTCTCAAACGAGCGGTGCAAAAGGTAGGTAAGACTCGATAAAACCACCACAATCAGAACCAGCGTCAGCAGTGCCACCGAGTCCTGAAAGAGCAGCTTGCGCCGGGCAGCTCGCACACGGGGGGAGAGGTGATGGGTTGGGTCGACCACAGCCATTCTTCTTTTAAGTATGGCGTAAAACTTCCAGATCGCGAATTCCTGAAGCTCGTGGAGCGCGAAAGCAGCCCTTTGCCGCACGTTGCGAGCCGGGCGCAATGAGGTCAGACCGGAGTACCATGAACGTTGAGACCGCCCATGACTTTCCACCAGACACTGGATGAAAAACAGGACGCACTCGACGCGCATCTGGCCCGGTTTGGCAGCCTGCTGGTGGCCTATTCCGGGGGTGTCGACTCGGCCTACCTGGCCTGGCGCGCCCATCGCGTGCTTGGCAGCCAGGCGCTGGCCGTCATCGCCGATTCGCCCTCGCTGGCGCGCAGCCAGTACCGCGACGCGGTCGAGTTTGCCCGCGAACAGGCCATTCCGCTCCAGACCATCCGCACCCGCGAAATGGAAAACGAAGCCTACGCCGTCAATGGCGCCGACCGTTGCTTCCACTGCAAGGATGAGCTCTTCACCGTGCTCGAGGCCGAACGCGCCCGGCTCGGCTGGGCTGCCGTCGCCTATGGCCTCAATGTCGATGACCGCCAGGACTTCCGCCCCGGCCAGCAGGCCGCCACGGCGCACCGCGTCGCCGCTCCGCTGGCCGAGGCCGGGCTCACCAAGTCCGAGATTCGTACATTGGCCGGACAGGCAGGGCTGCGCCTGTGGGACAAGCCAGCTTCCGCCTGCCTCTCGTCACGGCTCGCCTACGGCATGCGCGTCACGCCCGAGGCCCTGCGCATGGTCGAGCAGTCCGAAGACGCGCTGCACGCTCTCGGCTTCGCCCGCGTGCGCGTGCGACATCATGGAGAGATTGCCCGCGTCGAAATTGCCGAAGAAGAGATGGCCTCAGCACTGAGCCGGCAGATGTTCCAGCAGATCGCCCGCGCCGTGCGCGCCGCCGGATTTCACTACGTAGCCGTCGATTGTGACGGCTACCGCTCCGGCTCCATGAACGAGTTGCTGCCGGTCGAACTGCTGGCCGCCGCGAGCCCAAAAGACAGATAAAGACGGATAAGGATTCGCAATGAAGGTTGGCTATCTGGAATGCTTCGCCGGACTATCCGGCGACATGATGCTGGGCGCGCTCATCGACGCGGGCGTTCCCGCCGCGCTGCTCAGCGAAACCGCCGCCGCGCTCGGCATCGGCGCATCGCTCAAAATGCACGCGGTGGACCGCAGCGGCATTCGCGCCGCCAAGGTCGATGTCTACGCCGGCGAAGAACTCGCCGAGCACGCTCCCCACGCGCACTCGCACGACCATCTCCACGACCACGATCATGACCATCCCCACAGCCATGATCACGCGCATCCGCACAGCCACAGCCACGCGCATGGCCGCACGTGGAAGCAGATTCGCGCGCTCCTGGAGGCCGCCCCGCTGCCCGAGCCCGCGCGGCGGCTGGCGCTCGATACCTTCGCGCTGCTCGCCGGGGCCGAGGCAAAGATTCACGGCATGGCCGTCGAAGACGTTCACTTTCACGAGGTGGGCAACGTAGACACCATCACTGACATCGTGTGCGCGGCCGTAGGGTTGGCGTGGCTCGATGTAAATGCCTGGTACGCCGCGCCGGTCAACGTAGGCAGCGGATTCGTGCAGTGCGCGCACGGGCAGTTCCCGGTGCCCGCTCCGGCCACGGCGGAGCTGCTGCGTGGCGTGCCCGTCTATTCCGCAGGCCCTGCGGGCGAGGCCATCACGCCCACCGGCGCGGCGCTCTTGCGCGCGTTGGGCTGCCGCTTTGAGGGCAAGCCGATTTTCGCGGCGCAGTCTGTGGGCTACGGTGCGGGTACGCGTAATCCAAAGGACTTTCCGAACGTCGTTCGCCTCAGCATCGGGGAGGCCGGGCAGGCGACAGCCTCATTTGCCACCGACACGGTGACAGTTCTGGAATGCGCCATCGACGACGCCTCGCCGCAGGTGCTGGCACACGCTCTCGAACTCGCGCTCGAGTACGGCGCGCTCGACACCCTGGCCACTCCGGCCACCATGAAAAAGGGCCGTCCCGGCACGCTGCTGACCGTGCTCTGCCGCCCTGAGCACGCCGATGCGCTGGCCGCGCTGCTCTTTCGCGAGACCACCACGCTCGGCATGCGCCGCAGGCATGAGCAGCGGCTCATCCTCGACCGGCAGATGGTCACCGTGGAGACGCGCTTCGGCCGCATTCGCGTCAAACTCGCCTCGCACGCCGGTGAGCGCCTCAACGCCATGCCTGAGTATGAGGACTGCCGCCGCGCCGCGCGCGAACATGCCGCGCCCATTCAGCAGGTGATGCAGGCCGCCCTCGCCGCTCTCAGCGAGGCCGCGCCCGTGCGCCCCATTGAGGAGACGGCATGACCCGCGAAGCCATTCTGAAGCTGCTCACCGAGGTCGCTGCCGGAGCCGCCACGCCCGATACCGCGCTCGACCGTCTCGCCCACCTGCCTTACGAGGATGCAGGCTTCGCCAGGATCGATCATCACCGCTCGCTGCGGCTCGGCCTGCCCGAGGTCATCTATGCGGCAGGGAAGACGCCCGCGCAGGTGGCCCACATCTTCGCCCGCATGGCCGACGCCGGAGCCACCGTGCTGGCGACGCGCGCCACCGCCGAGCACGCCTCTGCCGTGCGCGAGGCATGCCCGGCGGCGCAGTACCACGCCGAGGCCGCGATCCTCGGCCTGCATGCCGCAGAGGAGTTAGACGCCAAGCCGCGCGAAACCTCCGGCCCGCTGGCCGTCGTCTGCGCGGGCACCAGTGACCTGCCGGTCGCCGAAGAGGCCGCCGTCACGGCTGAATATCTGGGCTGCGCCGTCGAGCGCATCTTTGATGTGGGAGTGGCCGGGCTGCACCGCATTCTCGCCCAAAAGGAGTCGCTGCGCGCCGCGCGTGCCGTCATCGTCTGCGCGGGCATGGAGGGCGCTCTGCCCAGCGTAGTCGGCGGACTGGTCGCCGCCCCGGTCATCGCCGTGCCCACCAGCGTCGGCTACGGCGCAGCCTTCGGAGGCGTCGCCGCGCTGCTCGGCATGCTGAACTCCTGCTCGCCCAACGTCTGCGTGGTCAACATCGACAATGGATTCGGCGCAGCCTACGTCGCCGCAATGATGCTGCGGGCAGGACAGGAGAAAACTCTCAGTAATGGGCTTTAGCTTCTGCGGGTGCAACCCGCAGTTCTACGAATCCTCGCGCTCCGGCAGCGAGTCGCTCTCATAAACCCGGTCGACGCGGTCGGACTGATCCTGCCACTTCTCCTGTTCGCGTTGCTTCTCCCGCTGTTCGCGCTCTTCCCGTCCGTCGCTCATCGCCGCCTTCTCCTGAGGTTCTATTTTAATTTCTAACGCCGCTCGCCGGTACCCTCGTGCCCGAGGGCGCTTTCGGGCACAATCGAGAGCCATATCTGCTGCTTGTCGATGCTGTAGCTGACGTAGATATGTCCGTGGTATTCCGCCGCGCCCGGGTAGGATGCGCCGCAGGGCTTGCCCTGCGGGCCGCACACATTGCCGTCCGCGAAGGGAACACTCCCGAGGTTTTGCCGCACCGCATGCACGCTGCGCAGTTTGCCCGTCGCGCCGTCAAAGAGCGCAAGATAGAGCGGGTCGCGCGCGTCGGCCGCCTCCGGCCGGTCGAGCGCATTGCCGATGACGGCAATCTGTCCGTCGTGCAGCCGCAGCAGCGTGGTCTCCGAAGGCGAGTTAGGAATGTCCGTGGGGATGGCCGGGCTCCAGCTCCTGCCCTCGTCGCGCGAGACGGAGCGGTAGAGCCGGTACTCACCAGACCGCGCGGGATCGGAGGCATCGCGCCCCTCATCGCGCCACAGTCGAAAGAGCAGATCCGGATGCCGCGAGAGCCGGATGGCATTCGGCTCGACCATTGTGGTTCCATCGGCGGCAATGCCGTAGCCCGTCCACGCCGAGGGCGGCTGCCCCGGCGCGGAGCCGCCCCATGTGCCGAAGCTATCTGCGGCTTCAAAGAGCGCCGGCCCGGCCAGCCGGTGGTAGCGATAGCCCGGCGAGCCGCGCAGCGGAAGGTAAGGCGCCCGGCTCACGCGAAACGGCGTGCCCACGCGGCCGCTCGCATAAAGCCGCGCCGCCACCAGCGCTTCGCCTTGTTCGTTGGTGCAGCAGCCGTATCCATTGGCCTGATCAATGGCCGCCACCAGGTAGAGCCGGTGATGCCAGCGTACTAACGCGCGCGGATAGG
The DNA window shown above is from Acidobacterium capsulatum ATCC 51196 and carries:
- a CDS encoding exo-alpha-sialidase translates to MSLRTSRGPGVSGMSLLLCLIVFGSLAARATAVPARTHSSRKASSFTLRWGNTARRGPYPVAQGIRSVQVDGPDGHTPSLDDLESLQYHHHTRVAIAGNGRIWVAYSGAMRREGESGMITEVKSSRDGLHWSAPTVVVAPPSPFDGKLNAGRRISYPRALVRWHHRLYLVAAIDQANGYGCCTNEQGEALVAARLYASGRVGTPFRVSRAPYLPLRGSPGYRYHRLAGPALFEAADSFGTWGGSAPGQPPSAWTGYGIAADGTTMVEPNAIRLSRHPDLLFRLWRDEGRDASDPARSGEYRLYRSVSRDEGRSWSPAIPTDIPNSPSETTLLRLHDGQIAVIGNALDRPEAADARDPLYLALFDGATGKLRSVHAVRQNLGSVPFADGNVCGPQGKPCGASYPGAAEYHGHIYVSYSIDKQQIWLSIVPESALGHEGTGERR
- the larC gene encoding nickel pincer cofactor biosynthesis protein LarC, which produces MKVGYLECFAGLSGDMMLGALIDAGVPAALLSETAAALGIGASLKMHAVDRSGIRAAKVDVYAGEELAEHAPHAHSHDHLHDHDHDHPHSHDHAHPHSHSHAHGRTWKQIRALLEAAPLPEPARRLALDTFALLAGAEAKIHGMAVEDVHFHEVGNVDTITDIVCAAVGLAWLDVNAWYAAPVNVGSGFVQCAHGQFPVPAPATAELLRGVPVYSAGPAGEAITPTGAALLRALGCRFEGKPIFAAQSVGYGAGTRNPKDFPNVVRLSIGEAGQATASFATDTVTVLECAIDDASPQVLAHALELALEYGALDTLATPATMKKGRPGTLLTVLCRPEHADALAALLFRETTTLGMRRRHEQRLILDRQMVTVETRFGRIRVKLASHAGERLNAMPEYEDCRRAAREHAAPIQQVMQAALAALSEAAPVRPIEETA
- a CDS encoding tetratricopeptide repeat protein, with amino-acid sequence MVDPTHHLSPRVRAARRKLLFQDSVALLTLVLIVVVLSSLTYLLHRSFENHRQELGHRWRQRGEMELQKGQSQAAIEALRAALSYIPDRSTEIELAEALAQAGRTQEAVAYFNTLRDQEPGSGIVNLQLARLAVRQNQQAQAINYYQTALDGTWEGDGYERRRDVRLEMAKYLIQVHEFSHARTELLIAAGNAPDKPALKLEIAGLLEQCQSPADALDIYRSLSHRRNPPWAALAGAGRTAYELGEFALAHNYLDRATDAHAFRQQPQAEQTMIQQKLKTTEELLALYPADDLTIRERAARVLEDVRIARNRFENCQAPIALQPLASAPINTPQIASGSLPVNPLARAAAKAKSLLTPSPVLPVANMNTAAQTAAQALAARWAKVPQKLRLFDLEQNPEMEQMLMQLVYDTEKDAANRCGTPQGNDALLYTIAQAPYMVEQR
- the larB gene encoding nickel pincer cofactor biosynthesis protein LarB, with amino-acid sequence MTREAILKLLTEVAAGAATPDTALDRLAHLPYEDAGFARIDHHRSLRLGLPEVIYAAGKTPAQVAHIFARMADAGATVLATRATAEHASAVREACPAAQYHAEAAILGLHAAEELDAKPRETSGPLAVVCAGTSDLPVAEEAAVTAEYLGCAVERIFDVGVAGLHRILAQKESLRAARAVIVCAGMEGALPSVVGGLVAAPVIAVPTSVGYGAAFGGVAALLGMLNSCSPNVCVVNIDNGFGAAYVAAMMLRAGQEKTLSNGL
- a CDS encoding chloride channel protein, whose amino-acid sequence is MTPTQDATAAAESAPIPKAERAKLLDLQRIAPTREERLFLVLSIFIGVISGLLVVAFRSAYEWIKILALGSAPHPGQYRLMYMPALVGLVVASLVVWLFPGARGSGVNQTKAALYVYNGYISFKTVIGKFITAALAIGSGQSLGPEDPSLQIGAGVASMIARRLRMSRQRLRMFAPIGAAAGLAAAFNAPISAILFVIEEVIGSWSAAVLGSVVLAAISSEVVARLFWGSEPMFHVPPVELRDPRELLAYAVLGVTGGFLAVIFSKALGYLRPVMRNLPRWTHFVQPAIAGLLVGAIGFFGFPQVMGPGYTVIDQALHAEFTWKILLALALLKMLATALSFSSGTPGGMFAPTLFIGAMLGGAVGTFEHHFFPHLVGTVGAYALVGMGVLFAGFLRVPLTSVFMVLELSGNSSIILPVVLANTIAYLISRSLQPTPIFEVFTHQDGLELPSMEEQREEVHLHIEDALHPVDVPVLRGADSLSRASERMNETGVKVVLVQMWDRTWYALTRDELTGLGAMQKTETAIEKAVGTDRIPPLYPDLPLDSALPYFSRWPVLPVQNRASKGTLEGILTQSDVLERYQQN
- the larE gene encoding ATP-dependent sacrificial sulfur transferase LarE; translation: MTFHQTLDEKQDALDAHLARFGSLLVAYSGGVDSAYLAWRAHRVLGSQALAVIADSPSLARSQYRDAVEFAREQAIPLQTIRTREMENEAYAVNGADRCFHCKDELFTVLEAERARLGWAAVAYGLNVDDRQDFRPGQQAATAHRVAAPLAEAGLTKSEIRTLAGQAGLRLWDKPASACLSSRLAYGMRVTPEALRMVEQSEDALHALGFARVRVRHHGEIARVEIAEEEMASALSRQMFQQIARAVRAAGFHYVAVDCDGYRSGSMNELLPVELLAAASPKDR
- a CDS encoding sensor histidine kinase; this translates as MTGCLLLIVLVTSVSFLVRASFVQIASLESQVRTAEHAVAALETAQASLAQEEIFAAQTSLEGEVAFRRFVDQAHQTQTFLAAAVQSTHAFDASVNVQPLYDRHAHVLGHTTLTSMRLENLRDRDLVRIQQDFSALVDQVRAKRHEVVSHLHEQEDGLRTRLITACGISIFLAILISGLMVASLILPLRRTAQSARQIGGGDLTHRVEWRSGDDLGAIAAEINRMAVRLRDLRETEAGRRQMDQQLSDAVVHSIFEPVIVTDAKGHVLKLNRSAQQLLGEASSDRNALANTPGGDRILQAIRNAVSMQRAATGEGEAALLPMRTGQAEHSYRLRTTPIRDDRGRLLGAVTLLEDITEMAAVDRFKSRFLMVASQKLRDPLQRLRLSLYTLTRGFAGPLQPLQMDIARNGEEEAERLDDLMADLLEVAELDTGDRELQLRALRPLDVLQDASSRYRAEAQDKKIRLCVKAYEDLPHVAGDRRALRSILDNLIQNSLRYTPPEGEIRLEATELRDRVQFAVTDTGRGIEPERLSGIFGRFSGTGAAGTGLGLALVRRLVEAQNGEVAVESRLGHGTTFRFTLPIAAVRTGRHPVEAG